A stretch of the Panicum virgatum strain AP13 chromosome 9N, P.virgatum_v5, whole genome shotgun sequence genome encodes the following:
- the LOC120693470 gene encoding apoptotic chromatin condensation inducer in the nucleus-like, which produces MSSYPVLNNRPIDQWRVTDLKDELRKRRLPVKGLKEELVRRLFESIQSEKAADEADEDAGANADDQLPDANASEQTTVTITEVHHETVVHVSQQVEVPIPSVDVEASLNETSAAKGEEPESIDGGNLAFEEVQPHTESNNEPILEKTSDAETNEAVIVNDAISNEVKSDLATSEIKSDATKATKIQEHESAPAPADASHMDTDVVTAAPVSDDGEKLAPMDDLGGKVPMYDEEHKDSDIMNEEREPIVSKPNNQVPEVSPDLGSQIKCESISSDLSTNKKNNIEDNLNANNFDLELEIKPKMVEPSSGITSLGGDLQQLDDDKELVKNQSSVEDIDSIANVDSYKKDSPEGSPEKLNLDRSSGDESMEEDVMEIKQVESNMKSDEKTEINSEDEKEVTLPDSAVEASSVDTKEVIAEEKSAASTEKRKFEAEEVVAITEPIKRQRRWTADGAKVPEKQTSSQTVSDAPKDVFQPALKRSFGRSDSTASVDSPKERIVPPSQKPATTSLRIDRFVRPFTLKAVQELLGKTGSVQNFWMDHIKTHCYVTFSSVDEAVATRDAVYNLQWPPNNGNKLIAEFVDPQEVKLKVEPPPPPAAPVSPAAARVPPVQQAQANQNAPRQAATPKEQLPPPPPLAKPPVAADPAASARERLPPTPKKPEPPVVTLDDLFRKTQSSPRIYYLPLSEEEVAAKLAAQGKGKKE; this is translated from the exons ATGTCATCATATCCTGTGCTAAACAACCGACCAATTGATCAGTGGAGAGTTACTGATCTGAAGGATGAACTCCGTAAAAGAAGGCTTCCTGTTAAGGGTTTGAAAGAGGAACTTGTGAGGCGACTTTTTGAATCCATTCAGAGTGAAAAAGCAGCTGATGAAGCTGATGAAGACGCGGGAGCGAATGCAGATGATCAGTTGCCTGATGCCAATGCTAGTGAACAAACTACAGTTACCATCACAGAAGTTCATCATGAAACAGTGGTTCATGTCAGTCAGCAAGTTGAAGTTCCTATCCCCAGTGTTGATGTTGAAGCTTCCTTAAATGAGACCTCAGCTGCCAAAGGAGAAGAACCTGAATCAATTGATGGAGGAAATTTAGCTTTCGAAGAAGTGCAACCGCATACTGAAAGTAATAATGAGCCTATTCTTGAGAAGACCTCAGATGCTGAAACCAATGAGGCAGTCATAGTCAATGATGCAATCAGTAATGAAGTGAAGTCAGACTTGGCCACTTCTGAAATCAAGTCTGATGCCACTAAAGCAACCAAAATTCAAGAACATGAATCAGCACCAGCACCTGCAGATGCTAGCCATATGGATACCGATGTTGTCACAGCTGCACCAGTAAGTGATGATGGGGAGAAACTGGCACCCATGGATGATTTGGGTGGCAAAGTGCCAATGTATGATGAAGAACACAAAGATTCTGATATCATGAACGAGGAACGCGAGCCCATCGTGTCAAAACCAAATAATCAGGTACCTGAGGTTAGCCCAGATTTAGGGTCTCAAATTAAGTGTGAGTCGATTTCTAGTGATCTATCAACTAACAAAAAGAATAATATAGAAGATAACTTGAATGCTAATAATTTTGATTTAGAACTAGAGATTAAGCCGAAGATGGTTGAACCATCATCCGGCATTACTTCCTTAGGTGGAGATTTGCAGCAATTGGATGATGACAAAGAGCTGGTTAAGAACCAGTCATCTGTTGAAGACATAGATTCCATCGCTAATGTGGACTCATACAAGAAAGATAGTCCTGAAGGTTCTCCAGAGAAATTAAATTTAGACAGGAGTTCAGGTGATGAGTCAATGGAGGAGGATGTTATGGAAATTAAACAAGTTGAGTCCAATATGAAATCTGATGAAAAGACTGAGATTAACTCAGAAGATGAGAAAGAGGTGACCCTCCCTGATTCTGCTGTTGAGGCTTCCTCTGTTGATACCAAGGAGGTTATAGCTGAAGAAAAGTCAGCAGCTTcaacagaaaaaagaaaattcgAAG CTGAAGAAGTTGTTGCAATCACTGAACCAATAAAGCGGCAGCGCCGATGGACTGCAGATGGTGCCAAAGTTCCAGAGAAACAAACATCAAGTCAAACTGTTTCTGATGCTCCCAAGGATGTTTTTCAGCCTGCTCTTAAACGATCTTTTGGGAGGTCTGATTCAACGGCTAGTGTAGATTCTCCTAAGGAGCGGATTG TGCCACCGTCTCAGAAACCTGCAACAACTTCTTTGAGAATTGACCGATTTGTACGCCCATTTACTCTGAAAGCTGTGCAGGAGCTTCTTGGTAAAACTGGATCAGTACAAAACTTCTGGATGGATCATATCAAGACTCATTGCTATGTTACA TTTTCCTCGGTTGATGAAGCTGTGGCCACTAGGGATGCTGTTTACAACCTACAGTGGCCCCCAAACAATGGCAATAAGTTGATTGCCGAATTTGTTGATCCTCAGGAAGTGAAGCTCAAGGTTGAGCCCCCTCCCCCGCCTGCAGCTCCTGTTAGCCCAGCTGCTGCAAGGGTGCCTCCTGTTCAACAGGCTCAGGCTAATCAAAATGCGCCACGCCAAGCTGCTACACCGAAGGAGCAACTGCCACCTCCACCGCCCCTTGCTAAGCCCCCTGTGGCTGCTGACCCAGCGGCATCAGCAAGGGAGAGGTTACCACCCACTCCAAAGAAGCCAGAGCCTCCTGTTGTGACACTCGATGATCTCTTTAGGAAGACACAGTCATCCCCGAGGATCTACTACCTGCCTTTGTCAGAAGAGGAGGTGGCAGCCAAGCTCGCCGCACaagggaaagggaaaaaggaataG